CTGCAGGAGGAGAGAGCCGAGCGCTGGTCCAGCAGAGGGTGAGACGGGCTACAGGAGGAGGAAACAAACAGGATTAGAATTGTTCACTTCAGTTCTATACACATTTCTATTGGCTGTATTTTATCATGTGATTCAGCCGTGAGAAACTGAGTCTGggtttaaatgaaatgaaacgatttgagtttcagccacaacaaatgcaaacactgtaataaatcagtgatataaaggAAAAGATTTATGATGCCTCCGACTTTACaagaacagtttagggaaggtccgttCCTCATCCAGCATGACCGTGCTTCTGTggattggtttaaagaaactccagtgtccagcacagagccctgacctcagccccactcaacagctctgggatgaaccggaacatcaactgatcaatcagcacccagccacacatacaaatgctgtcatgttttgactgaatgggcacaaattcccacacacacatacttcttGCTAtctaagtgttgtgagaagcttctcagaagagcggctgttgttctggctgaaaagatcacacagcgggtcgctctgttttaatacaagctcatggtcgggggtccgaatacttttggccacaagTGTCTGTGGCGTCAGGACTTTATTCTGGTGTCTGAGGTTTCCGATCTGTGCCACTTTTGTGACTAAAGACTAAAATGTCGTAGTCTGGCGCTGCATGATCAGGACCCGGGGCAGGGAGAGAACTGAGAGACGATTCACAGACGGGTAACAGAGCCCCATTACCGAATTTAACCCCGAATATTCCGAGTTACACTCATCAATAAAGAGCATTTAGGAACGGACCATAATGCGCCTGTTGTCGGGGATTAGCCTGAGGAAACGGCCAATCAGGGCAGCAGACGGACAGTGATTGACGGACAGCTCGGGCCCCCGAGGCAGGTCAGACGGGGGCGGTGGCACCAGCACGCTGGAGTTTAATTGACAGCTAGATAAACTGATCAGCAGGGGGGCGTGTTCACGGTCCTGACTGACAGGAGGCATGCTGGGAGCAAAGGACACGACTAATAGACTACAAGGTTTGCTGGGAGGAAGGGGCGTGGCCGGAGGAATAACTGGAATGGCTGagtgtttgattgacaggtgaGCATGCTGGGACGAATAAAAGGAAAACTGGCACACGGTGTTAACTGTCACACACCACAGTaggtacagtacacacacacacacacacacacacacacacgcacactcacccGGCTCCGTCGTGGGCGATGATTTTCAGGGACGCCGGGTTTCGGATGAGCTTGTCCAGGGCGGATACGATGTTGGCGAAGCGCGGCCGAGCTGTTCGCTCCTTCTGCCAGCAGTCCAGCATCAGCTGGTGGAGGTGGGACGGGCATTCAGGGGGCGGCGGCAGACGGTAGTCCTGCTCTATCGCATTAATGACCTGATAGGACAGAAAATGGTGTGTAAATAAAagtcacacacactcgcactcgcacacacactcgcactcgcacacacactcgcacacacactcgcactcgCACTCACACTTACGTCCTGGTTGCTCATGTCCCAGTAGGGTCTCTCTCCGAATGACATCACCTCCCACATGACTATCCCGTAGCTCCACACGTCGGAGGCGGAGGTGAACTTGCGGAAGGCGATGGCCTCGGGCGCCGTCCAGCGGATTGGGATCTTACCGCCCTGACGGAACGACACGAGAGAAATTAAAGATTCATTTTCATCGACATAactatactggtcagggtcccggtggTTCCGGTTCCACTGAGAAACTGGTGggttaataaatacagtaaataattcATGTTGCAGTTGTGATTTTTGCCTAAAATGTGActtctgtgtgtgtaggtacagtacaggccaaaagtttggacacaccttctcattcctgtggtttctcttaatttttttacattttctacattgtagattaatactaaagacatccaaactatgaaggaacacatatggaattatgtagtaaacaaaaaagtgttaaacaaaccagaatatgttttatattttagattcttcaaagtagccatcttttgctttaatgacagatttgcacactctttgaaattttctcaaccagctttattaggtttccacctggaatggttttcaatgaatgtttgcgccttgtctagagtgaatttttggaatttgttgcttttttaatgtgtttgagaccatcagttgggttgtgcagaggtagagttggtaaaatataaaacatattctggtttgtttaacactttttggttcactacataattcttcatagtttggatgtcttcagtattaatctacaatgtagaaaataaaaataatcaagaaaaaacattgaagagaaggtgtgtccaaacttttggcctgtactgtatatgtgggAGTATGTTTGTGTGAGCacttatgtgtttgtgtaaacctgtgtgtgtgtatatttatgtatatattttcgtgtgtgtatgtatgtgtgtgtatatacagtaagtgtgtgtgtgtatatgtttataagtgtgtgtgtgtgtatttaccagTGAGCTGGTGTAGGTGGGGTCGGACGAGTTCTCCTGCAGGAACCTGCTCAGGCCGAAGTCGGACACTTTACACACCAGGTTGCTGTTGACCAGAATGTTGCGCGCCGCCAGGTCCCGGTGGACGTAGCTCATCTCGGACAGGTACTTCATCCCGCTGGCTATACCGCGCAGCATCCCTACCAACTGGATGGGCGTGAACTGTCCGTCGTTCAgcttcagagagagagagggggaagGAACGGGATCAGAGTCGGCTCTACTTTTACACTaatatttagtgtgtgtgtgtgtgtgtgtgtgtgtgtgtgcagacagGCAGTCAAAGGGTGTTTACACGTGTACTGTGTGCTAGTTTAGAGCAGCGGTCCTGGGACCCCATTTTTCTGATTTCGGTTGATGTAGTGGGTTCATTTCAGGTGGCCGGGTGGTAGGAGCTTCCTAACCTGGGTCTGCATCAGCAACTTAATCAGAATCATTCGTAATGCCCATCCgctgacctttgcacttttaagGTGGACAAATCGAACGTGTCCTTTCCCAAAGACCCAGCGTAGGCTATCTGTAGATGCTAATTGCTATTCATGGGTGATTATTTTTACTCTTATTAAAAATTTAATAGGATTTACCCCTCCGAAATCACTAAGGGCCCCCTAGTAAACActgccccccctccccccctcccGAATCCTCCACTGGTTTAATAATAGATGGAAGGAACTTGGAACGTCCTTCAGAATGATCAGACAGGCAGAATGAAAGAAGGTCCACTGGGTTACAAttacagatcacacacacacacacacacacacacacacacacacaggcacatcaCTGACTTCATAAGGGCACGGGAGAGCATGACGTGTGTACCCgcattctgcacacacacacacacacagaatgacAGACAGATCAAGCGATGAGAAAGTGCACACACTCACAttgggacagacagacagacagacaggtaaacacacacacacacactaggctTGACTGACGTCTCAGGCTGACAGGCTTCAGAGGAAGCACCGACGCACTCACGGTGAATaaaccgagtgtgtgtgtgatatttaCCCGGAGGAAGGAGTCGAGCGCCCCGTTCTCCATGAACTCGGTGATGATCATGACGGGGCAGCTCGCCGTGATGATGCCCTCCAGGTGGATGATGTTGGGATGGTGGAACTGGCCCATGATCGACGCCTCGGACAGGAAGTCCCGCCTCTGCTTGTCGGTGTAGCCTCCCTTCAGGGTCTTGATGGCCACGTAGTTCTCCTTCTTACCGGGGGCTCGCAGTCGGCCTCGGCACACCTCTCCGAACTCCCCTgccacacaccaacacacaaccGACCGTGAGTCTGACCCGACTGCTGTCCACAGCATTTTTAAATGtgcctgtaggaatttgtgctcattctggtaaaataaaagcattaaccACGGATGGGTGGTGGAGAGCGAGCTGATggccgggcacctacacagacacacaactggctgtgcctGTAAAGGGAGGGACGACGGTCAAGCAGGGGTTCCTGATCCCCACTGAATGTTTACTAAATGATTCATTACTAAGTGTAGCTAAGATTGTAACTAcaatatatagccaaaagtatgtggacacccctcttaatGACTGAATGTAGTTGCTTCAGTCCACACAAAAAGTACCctgacctggggatcgaacccaggaccgagccaccgtgccaccctatatAAAATAATCTGAggtaaataatatgcttttaaCACTGTAGCAACAATTTGGGGAAGTCCCGTTTCTCTTTCAACATGATTATACCCTTAGTTGTATGAAAAGAAGCCCCagctgcctgcacagagccctaatcTCAACCCAACTCCTCTTCAAGGCCTTTTCTTCTATTCCAACATAAGTGcctgacacaaattcccacagacacactttaaagtcttgtaaaaaAGGCCTCCCAGAAAAGGGACTGATATTAAAGCTACCCAAAAAAAGAAGTGAACAGGATTTccgacaagcttatggtcatgcgtcccgatacttttgccCACATAGCGCACGCATATCAATcaggtctcagtctggccataGTGCTAGCGATCCCGTTCAGCACACCTACTGGCAGAATTCTTTATGACCCCGTGAGAAACGGTGAGATTGTTGTACCTGCTCCGATCACCTCCTCGATCTTCACACAGGAGACGTCGATCTCTTTAGCGAACTCTCTCACGGCCTCGTTCGGGTCCTCGTAGGTGAACGGATCGATGTACAACTTCACTCCTGAGAGGGGGGcaggcggggggggggggggggggggggggggtacagaGGACGAGGGATGAGCGAGGTGTGAAGGGCGAATCAAATATATCAtagatatatataaatatatgtaagtgtgtgtgagggtgtgtgagagtgtgttttcTCACCTTGGCCCATGAGGTACTGGCCATTTTTATCACTCAGCTCTGGGTCCTTTAGTCGGTTCtgtttactacacacacacacacacacacacacacacacacacacacacacacacacagagagagaggaaatagatgtgaattataaaatgacTAGCAGATGTGATATGCTTATATAAACctgattaaacacacacacacacacacacacacacacacacacacacacacacggctctGCTCTCACTTCACTCTAATTATTCTTCATTTCTAAACTCATTAGAATGATTGTAAATTAACGGAATAAAAGAAAAACCAAAATGCACTAAAAATAAACCCAGAATAAAAAAcaacccctctctctctcttttcctcgtcctctctctcattctctctctctctctggtttTTATCTGGTGATCGGGAGCCGTGTGGCTCAGGTTGCCTGAGCGAATCATTTCAGGGCATGAGGTGCAGATCGGTACAGATTACTCCACCGGCCTGAAACGTCCCCCTCTCGCTCGCCCTCCTCTCCTTCCTCTCCCTCTCCAGCCTTAAATTCTTCCTTTTATTTCCTCTCTCGCTTCGTCTTCGTCTGGTCTATCCGCCGTGTTTATTTTACCCCTTATTACACGGCATTTGTCTTGCTcttcctttaataaataaaccccCAAACCAACCAGCTCCCCCCGGAGTCGTCGTGAGTCCGTGGTTCTTTCCGCGCCTCTCACTTCTGCTGCTTTTGTTCCACACATTTATCTTTCTGGTTCCCTCTCAGTACTAAAATAGCAGCTCGTCCCACCCTGTGCTGATGGCAGGTCCAGCAtggctagtgtgtgtgtgtgtgtgtgtgtgtttcaggtcaCACGCATGTAACCGTGCACACGTGTTCTTGGTTTCTGAATATGAACACACACAGAACTGAGTACTAACATGTGCGTGTTTAACGTTTTACGTCCATTTTTAAGTGCTCATGCGTGTGTGTGAAAATATGTGAAAGCGCAGTGcgtgagtgtgcgtgtgtgtgcgtgttgccCCAGGGTCATTCCCATTGTTCTTCTGACTTGGCCTGTGGAGACGGCTGCATCCTGTCCTACCCCCCCACCCCTCTCTCGTTCCATCAGCTCTCTCTCTACTTCTCTggtttctctctcactctctcagaaacactgtgtgtgtgtgtgagagaatgtgAGAGGTTTCGTGTAATTGCTAATGGAAGAGTGTATCCCGAAACATCAGACAGAAGGACTTGGCGACTTAATGAACAGCTGTATCACCGTAAAGTACTGAAAGGAAGCTCATGCGGATGcatggagaacataccaaagttTACTAGTAGCACCTTTTCAGCTCTAGTAAGCTAACCAAGAGACTAAGATTTCCTAAATGCACCAGCCGGTCATACTGTGGTCACAGCTAGAGGTTACATAGTTACATTCTGAATACATAAGCTTACAGACACCCATGACCAGACTCTGATTGGTCAGTGTTTTGGGATCAAAGAGGAGACCGGAGCGTTCTCACTTCCCACTGGAACACGGTAAAACACTTGCATGCTCTCTTCGACTCCCGGCCATGGATGGCTTCGGTAACACCACGCTCATACGGTGAACGCTTCATTGTCGCACCAATCAAAACGGCGATAGACCGTATCTACCGCGTTTATTTCTGCTCTCTCTCACTTCCTGTGGTTCTTACCGAATGCAGTAGATGGCGAGGGTGATGACGGTGATGATGAGGAGCATCCCCAAGGCGATCAGGACCCCGGTAACGAGCAGCGGTGATGAGGAGTCTTCTTCTGagccgagagagagagagagagagagagagagagagagagagagagagagagagagagtaagaaaAACCACACGAGTGCTCACATCAACCTTCAGAAGAACTTCGGTCTAGACGCAGGAGGAGGAAATCAATACGTGCGGCTCTGAAACCGAAGCTCGAGGGCGACACGCGTCTCGCTACATGTTCTGAAGAACTGATGAGGTTAATACATACTCTACATGgcagaagtatttggacgcctgaccgtaaGCTTGTAAGATGTTATTTCAGCTGTCGGTGATTGTTCCGGCTAAAACACAttcattaaaaaatttaaaggggTGTCCCCTTTAACTGGGTAATGTTAAACCCAACAATCTGCTCGTAATTTATTAAAACCgcttaataaatgttaataattaaacttAAACATATCTAATTCCCACTCGTACAGAACTGAATCTCATTTGTAATGCGAGTCGGTGTTGCCAGGTAGTTACGACAACGAGGTCCAGCATTCAGTTTCATTAAAGGCTTTGGACTGATGGGCAAGCGCagactttctttctttcttcaaaatttagtcatagccaattaCCTGATCGTATTtctcctccactcctgaccaaggagggtcgtgactaacacgcACCTCCTGCACCAGGCGgattcatacggagatccgtatcgcgcacggatcgaagagtcatgcactgatctgcgttatcccccgtctctgtgcagcgccatcaatcagccagcagagggagtaatCACAGCAGTTATGACCCTCCCTCTCTCAGAGCCAAtcactgtctgtgtgggtcATCTGGAATGCCTGAGGTAAACGGATGGTAAGCGAACGCACACCGAGACCAGCGGGCAGCAAGACGGACGTGGGGAATGAACTGTCCGATACCGACTGTATAAAATCTACGTTGATGATGCcgaactggttctgctcagcGGGTTCGTGCCGCGTTCACTACGTTACTCtggtttatatttaataaagccTGAAGCTCGATGTATTACTACGTACAGAACATAAACAATTAAACCTGTAATCAGGATTATAGCGTTTCATTAACCCGACAGGCGTGGGCGTGGTGCGCCAGGGTTCCTCACCATCAGGCAGCGTCCTGAAGGACTTGGCCGGGCTGAAGATGCTGTAGCCGGCCTGGGTTCGAGCCCGAACCTGCACCTCGTACTGAGTGGCTCTCCTCAGGTCGCTCAGAACCACCTGGTTGCTGTCGCTCTCCTTGTAACGGCACGAGTGCTCCTCGGCGCCTCTCTCCTGCTGAGATACAAACACACCCCCCGCACTCGGTCACAAGCTTTCGGCGCGGGTTCGTGCCGCGGTTCCCGTTCGGCTGTTTAATTAGCCGTTGTTTATCTAaatctgtttgattctgttAATTGCTCTGGCAGCGGCGTTATCGCCGGCGAcgccaaaaaacacaaaacgCTGATTAACGGAGGAGAAATGGAAATGGAAAGGAGAAAAGGGCAAGAGGGGGAGGGAGAGGGGGAGGGAGAGGGGAGGTATGTGGGTTTAGGGGGAGAAAAATGAAAAGGTTTCATATTTACATCAGATTTTGGAACCGGGAGaaggaaaacaaaaacatttcctTATCTGATCTTATTATATGAGGCGCGCTCATCGTTCAGGGGATTTAATTTCGGAGCAGGAGCAGGAGCAGGAGCAGGGTGGGTTTGATCGGGGATTTGACTAATGCTAGGgtagaaaaacaaacacaaaaaaccctaaaaaaaCCCCCAAATCAGCCCTGGACACTCACTGCTCCACAGCTTAACACTTGTTAAAAAAGTCAAGGATCCGAGAGCttggtgcacaggggcacagtcatactacaatagaaagggccttccctaaagcaTTTAATTTCCATCTGACCATGGATTTATGACACCTGAAATATTAGAGGGTGTGTcccatttacatttctggcatttagtggacacctctatccaaagtgacttacagtactgtgatactATACTATCTGAGGGTcttgctcatgggtccaacagtggcagcttggcagtggtgggacatgaatcggcaaccttctgattactagtcaagttccttaaccgctaggctacaactggccgtGTCCCAATCCTTgttattttattgcttttaaaTAAAGCTCTGATCTGGTAGCTGGTTGATGTGGAAATGTCTACGGATATAATCCACAGGAAATGTGCTGCAAAACAGTGgacggttgtgtgtgtgtgtgtgtgtgtgtgtgtaccttctcGCAGTAGCGGAGCTGGTACTGTAGGATGCTGTAGTGTGTGGGAGTCGGTATGGACCAGTGTAAAGTTAAACTGGATTCGGTGGCGGTGCTCTTCCGTATCCCAGAAACCAGCACTGGAACTGTGGgcgaacacaaacacacacagaaagagagagaaagaagtcAAACCGATGCCTTTCAGGTTCTATATTTGCCTCCTGCTTCTATCCAAGTCGACACACGTTTTATCTGAGCATTCGTGTTAACACTCACCCACaagaaaacatgccagtagttgGACTGGCTACAAACTTTAGATCAGGATAAAATAAAGATGCATgaatgagagagagtgtgtgtgtgtgagagagagagaagaagtgtgtgtgtgagagaaagagtgtgtgtgtgtgtgagagagagagagagtgtgtgtgtgtgtgtgtgagagagagtgtgtgtgtgtgtgtgtgtgtgagagagagagtgtgtgtgtgtgtgagagagagagagagagagtgtgtgtgtgtgtgtgtgtgagagagtgtgtgtgtgtgtgtgtgtgagagagtgtgtgtgtgtgtgtgtgtgagagagagtgtgtgtgtgtgtgtgtgtgagagagtgtgtgtgtgtgtgtgtgagagagagagagagtgtgtgtgtgtgtgagagagtgtgtgtgtgagagagagagagtgtgtgtgtgtgtgtgagagagtgtgtgtgagagagagagagagagtgtgtgagagagagtgtgtgtgagagagagagagtgtgtgtgtgtgtgagagagagagagagagtgtgtgtgtgtgagagagagagtgtgtgtgtgtgtgagagagagagagagtgtgtgtgagagagagagtgtgtgtgtgtgtgtgtgagagagagagagagtgtgtgtgtgtgtgtgagagagagagagtgtgtgtgtgagagagagagagagagtgtgtgtgtgagagagtgtgtgtgagagagagagagagtgtgtgtgagagagagagagagtgtgtgtgtgtgtgagagagtgtgtgtgtgagagagagagagtgtgtgtgtgtgtgtgagagagtgtgtgtgagagagagagagagagagtgtgtgtgtgagagagagagtgtgtgtgagagagagagtgtgtgtgtgtgagagagagtgtgtgtgtgtgtgtgagagagagagagagtgtgtgtgtgagagagagagtgtgtgtgtgtgtgtgagagagagagagagtgtgtgtgtgtgtgagagagagagagagtgtgtgtgtgagagagagagagagagagagagagagtgtgtgtgtgagagagtgtgtgtgagagagagagagagtgtgtgagagagagagagagagagagtgtgtgtgtgagagagagagtgtgtgtgagagagagagagtgtgtgtgtgtgagagagagagtgtgtgtgtgtgtgtgagagagagagagagtgtgtgtgtgagagagagagtgtgtgtgtgtgtgtgagagagagagagagtgtgtgtgtgtgtgagagagagagtgtgtgtgtgagagagagagagagagagagtgtgtgtgtgagagagtgtgtgtgagagagtgagagagtgtgtgagtgtgtgtgtgagagagaggtgtgtgtgagagtgagagtgtgtgtgtgtgtgtgtgtgagagtgtgtgtgtgtgtgagtgagagtgagtgtgtgtgtgtgtgagagagtgagtgagtgtgtgtgtgtgtgtgggtgtgtgagagagagagagtgtgtgtgagatgagagagagagagtgtgtgtgtgagagagagagtgtgtgtgtgtgtgtgagagagagagagagtgtgtgtgtgtgtgagagagagagagagagtgtgtgtgagagagagagagagagagagtgtgtgtgtgagagagtgtgtgtgagagagagagagtgtgtgtgagagagagagagagagagagtgtgtgtgagagagagagagagagagtgtgtgtgtgagagagtgtgtgtgagagagagagagtgtgtgtgagagagagagagagagagtgtgtgtgtgtgtgtgtgtgttttaaggcTCCTGCCCTGAGCTGTTAtaaaattctattatttttatcgTTTCATTTCCCCTCGTATTTGAATCCCTCGCTCAGTTTATCTTCTGTTAACACTCAGAAGTGATGATCAAAGCGACCGTCCTGAACGCTCACTGTTCCACGTCAGGAGTCACACATCCAGTGTAATAAGTGATCCCAGGACTCCGGTACTGACCGTGCTGACCGGTGGTGATGTTGATGCTCTCCGAGGCCGGACCCTGCAGGCTGAGGTGCGAGACGCCGTTCAGGGCGGTGACGGTGAAGGTGTAGGAGGTGTGCGGGCGGAGCCCCCAAACGCTCACGCTGCGGCCCGGCAGGTCACGCTGGGCGGGTCGGTAGCTCACGCTCTCCCCGCACGGCAGACACGAGGACGCCGCGCACGTCCGGCACTCCACGCCGTAGGACAGGTCAGAGCGGCCGCCGCTGTCCACCGGCTCGCTCCACTCCAGGGTCACCGAGGTGTCGTTTATCTGAGGGAAGAGGCTGTGAGGGGCCGACGGGGGACCTGAGGGGATAAATCATCAACGAAACATCAATAAATCATCAACGAAACAACAATAAATCATCAACGAAACAACAATAAATCATCAACGAAACAACAATAAATCATCAACGAAACAACAATAAATCATCAACGAAACAACAATAAATCATCAACATGCACCTGATCTTTCAAACTGCTTCAGCAAGGAGACAAAAAATTAAAGTGATCATTTCAAACAACTGGttaaaacaaagaacaaaaaaaatcaaagattAAAAGTAAGATGAAGGGAAATATACGATGACGGTAATGAAAGTAAATATACGAATGAGGGGGAAAAAAGGTCATAATACCCTGAACAGGACGACAGTCTATCGCAGGGTTTTACCCTCATctcccccagacacagccaatcctaTTAAACGataacactgctgagatttgaacccggatcttagaggtggtgggttagtgtaacACTGACTGGCGTCTCACCCGACATCTAAACCCTCTTCTATTTTCGTCTGTTCCCATTAGGGGTTGTCCTGAACATCCACCCCACCCATAAACCTCCTCCTCAGCACCTTCTACTAACAGAACTCTCCTCCCtgttctgcacatgctcagaccGTCCCAATCTCTCCTCCCTTACGGTCTCCAAATCCTCCTAAATATCCTCGTTACTCCCAACCAAAACCTCTAGCTCGACCTCCTTCTTAGGTCTTTTAGTCATCGCCACCTCCTACAAATCATCAGTCAGCAGCGTCGTTTCCACCAGTACTAGTGACTACTGATCCGGGATGTAACCCCTTTTTAATTCAACCCAGCACTGATGCGTGCACCACCACCAGTCCTGACCAATCACACGGCAGATAAGGAGAGTCTGATCCGCTCGCTCGCTCGCTGACCTAGTTAAGGAAAGTATAGTTCTGTACAGTTCCCCGAGTTCAGCAGGGCTCGGAACAACATTTAATATCGTGCTGCTgttattgtttttctttgtaatttatttattttaacttgtgtTTGGTATCATATGAAGATTTTTTATATTTCACACCGTTCTCCCTCCGGCTTTAAATCACACGTTCGTCTCTCCAATTTACAGCAGCGGTCTGGAACACGAGCAGCGCCGTATCGATTTTAAAAATAGTACAGAAGACCGGGTTGGGCTCCTGGAAGTGCGTTCGTTTCATTCATCACTGCTGAAATGATGACGGCGTATCAACCCGTGTGATGTGATCGCTCGTGTGATCTGATGTTTCCAGCATCAGATCACACGTCTGCTGATACGTGAGCTCGGTAAAGCTCGGGTTTGTGTTTTATAAATGATCCTgctaaatccatccatcaatccatcactACAGATGAGCGTCTCACccggggtgccgtcaaaaacaCATCCTGACAGTGATGATGTGATTACATGAATTAAATTTATCATGGAAATGTAGAGTAAACGTCTCACACACCGCTTTCTCAGTGTTTACTGTCACTAAAGCTCACAAACTAACATGGAACGTGTTTTGAAAAGAAAGTCTCCAGAATCCGATCGCTCCGTGACCCCCGGACCTGCAACTGAGGGCACAAGAGCGACTGGCACAGATCAGGAAAGGTCTTGAATTCAAATATTCCGCTTGTTTGTTCTTTTCACTAATTATAACCTTTACTTAATATTAATTTTGTGCATGCATGATTactctccaggccacccaaggaggacggggggtccctgctgagttccTCTGGTTCCTCTaaaggttccttcctgtaattttag
The DNA window shown above is from Trichomycterus rosablanca isolate fTriRos1 chromosome 26, fTriRos1.hap1, whole genome shotgun sequence and carries:
- the LOC134303625 gene encoding ephrin type-B receptor 4a-like isoform X3: MGGSQCIMRLVWRSLAALWIISLTTRADEEVLMNTKTETSDLKWTTSPRGTGQEWEEVSGLDEENNSVRTYQICQNDGLVSHWLRSKMIERRGASQVYVELRFTMIECSSRSTHHRSCKETFNLYYYQTDTDAATATHPAWMENPYVKVDTVAADYLLRKGGEKKFNVKTLRLGPLTKRGFYLAFQAQGACMALLSVRVFFKKCPSLTRSLSVFPETIPRSLVQEAVGECVRNAALHGPKARPPKMFCAEDGQWVDQPSSSCTCSAGYEAGPGELECRACPAGHFKLSPGAGPCSPCPESSHTGETGAAACMCRPGYHRAPKDTLDTPCTRPPSAPHSLFPQINDTSVTLEWSEPVDSGGRSDLSYGVECRTCAASSCLPCGESVSYRPAQRDLPGRSVSVWGLRPHTSYTFTVTALNGVSHLSLQGPASESINITTGQHVPVLVSGIRKSTATESSLTLHWSIPTPTHYSILQYQLRYCEKQERGAEEHSCRYKESDSNQVVLSDLRRATQYEVQVRARTQAGYSIFSPAKSFRTLPDEDSSSPLLVTGVLIALGMLLIITVITLAIYCIRKQNRLKDPELSDKNGQYLMGQGVKLYIDPFTYEDPNEAVREFAKEIDVSCVKIEEVIGAGEFGEVCRGRLRAPGKKENYVAIKTLKGGYTDKQRRDFLSEASIMGQFHHPNIIHLEGIITASCPVMIITEFMENGALDSFLRLNDGQFTPIQLVGMLRGIASGMKYLSEMSYVHRDLAARNILVNSNLVCKVSDFGLSRFLQENSSDPTYTSSLGGKIPIRWTAPEAIAFRKFTSASDVWSYGIVMWEVMSFGERPYWDMSNQDVINAIEQDYRLPPPPECPSHLHQLMLDCWQKERTARPRFANIVSALDKLIRNPASLKIIAHDGAGPSHPLLDQRSALSSCSSVAEWLRAIKMERYEESFLQAGFTSMQLLTHINAEDLLRLGVTLAGHQKKILSSIQVLRIQNNKSPNNILY
- the LOC134303625 gene encoding ephrin type-B receptor 4a-like isoform X1; the protein is MGGSQCIMRLVWRSLAALWIISLTTRADEEVLMNTKTETSDLKWTTSPRGTGQEWEEVSGLDEENNSVRTYQICQNDGLVSHWLRSKMIERRGASQVYVELRFTMIECSSRSTHHRSCKETFNLYYYQTDTDAATATHPAWMENPYVKVDTVAADYLLRKGGEKKFNVKTLRLGPLTKRGFYLAFQAQGACMALLSVRVFFKKCPSLTRSLSVFPETIPRSLVQEAVGECVRNAALHGPKARPPKMFCAEDGQWVDQPSSSCTCSAGYEAGPGELECRACPAGHFKLSPGAGPCSPCPESSHTGETGAAACMCRPGYHRAPKDTLDTPCTRPPSAPHSLFPQINDTSVTLEWSEPVDSGGRSDLSYGVECRTCAASSCLPCGESVSYRPAQRDLPGRSVSVWGLRPHTSYTFTVTALNGVSHLSLQGPASESINITTGQHVPVLVSGIRKSTATESSLTLHWSIPTPTHYSILQYQLRYCEKQERGAEEHSCRYKESDSNQVVLSDLRRATQYEVQVRARTQAGYSIFSPAKSFRTLPDEEDSSSPLLVTGVLIALGMLLIITVITLAIYCIRKQNRLKDPELSDKNGQYLMGQGVKLYIDPFTYEDPNEAVREFAKEIDVSCVKIEEVIGAGEFGEVCRGRLRAPGKKENYVAIKTLKGGYTDKQRRDFLSEASIMGQFHHPNIIHLEGIITASCPVMIITEFMENGALDSFLRLNDGQFTPIQLVGMLRGIASGMKYLSEMSYVHRDLAARNILVNSNLVCKVSDFGLSRFLQENSSDPTYTSSLGGKIPIRWTAPEAIAFRKFTSASDVWSYGIVMWEVMSFGERPYWDMSNQDVINAIEQDYRLPPPPECPSHLHQLMLDCWQKERTARPRFANIVSALDKLIRNPASLKIIAHDGAGPSHPLLDQRSALSSCSSVAEWLRAIKMERYEESFLQAGFTSMQLLTHINAEDLLRLGVTLAGHQKKILSSIQVLRIQNNKSPNNILY